Proteins co-encoded in one Pseudomonas beijingensis genomic window:
- a CDS encoding YhbY family RNA-binding protein, translating into MPLTQEQKKQYKSIGHHLKPVLTVADNGLTEGVLAELERALGDHELIKIKLHILDREARLAAVAELCKTGKADLVQVIGKMALIYRKNFSVNKQLSNVHRFK; encoded by the coding sequence ATGCCGCTCACTCAAGAGCAGAAGAAACAATACAAATCCATTGGCCACCATCTGAAACCGGTTTTGACTGTGGCTGACAACGGTTTGACTGAAGGTGTACTCGCCGAACTGGAACGCGCCTTGGGCGATCATGAGCTGATCAAGATCAAGCTCCACATCCTCGATCGCGAAGCCCGCCTGGCTGCCGTTGCCGAATTGTGCAAGACCGGCAAGGCAGACCTGGTGCAGGTCATCGGCAAGATGGCGCTGATTTATCGCAAGAATTTCAGCGTCAACAAGCAACTGTCGAACGTTCACCGCTTCAAGTGA
- the carA gene encoding glutamine-hydrolyzing carbamoyl-phosphate synthase small subunit, producing the protein MTKPAILALADGSIFRGEAIGADGQTVGEVVFNTAMTGYQEILTDPSYAQQIVTLTYPHIGNTGTTPEDAESDRVWSAGLVIRDLPLVASNWRNTMSLSDYLKANNVVAIAGIDTRRLTRILREKGAQNGCIMAGDNISEEAAIAAAQGFPGLKGMDLAKVVSTKQQYEWRSTVWDLKTDSHATIEASELPYHVVAYDYGVKLNILRMLVERGCRVTVVPAQTPAADVLALKPDGVFLSNGPGDPEPCDYAIQAIKDVLETEIPVFGICLGHQLLALASGAKTLKMGHGHHGANHPVQDLDTGVVMITSQNHGFAVDEATLPANVRAIHKSLFDGTLQGIERTDKSAFSFQGHPEASPGPNDVAPLFDRFINEMAKRR; encoded by the coding sequence TTGACTAAGCCAGCCATACTCGCCCTTGCTGATGGCAGCATTTTTCGCGGCGAAGCCATTGGAGCCGACGGTCAGACCGTTGGTGAGGTGGTGTTTAACACCGCAATGACCGGCTATCAGGAAATTCTTACCGATCCTTCCTACGCCCAGCAAATCGTTACCCTGACTTATCCGCACATCGGCAACACCGGCACCACGCCGGAAGACGCCGAGTCCGATCGTGTCTGGTCCGCCGGCCTGGTCATCCGTGACTTGCCGCTGGTCGCGAGCAACTGGCGTAACACGATGTCCCTGTCCGATTACCTGAAAGCCAACAATGTCGTGGCGATCGCCGGTATCGACACCCGCCGCCTGACCCGCATCCTCCGGGAAAAAGGCGCGCAGAATGGCTGCATCATGGCCGGCGACAACATTTCCGAAGAAGCCGCCATTGCCGCTGCCCAGGGCTTCCCTGGCCTCAAGGGCATGGACCTGGCGAAAGTCGTCAGCACCAAGCAACAGTACGAATGGCGCTCCACGGTCTGGGACCTGAAGACCGACAGTCACGCGACGATCGAGGCTTCCGAGCTGCCGTACCACGTGGTGGCGTACGACTACGGCGTCAAGCTGAACATCTTGCGCATGCTGGTCGAGCGTGGTTGCCGCGTCACCGTGGTGCCGGCCCAAACCCCGGCCGCCGACGTCCTGGCCCTCAAGCCCGACGGCGTGTTCCTGTCCAACGGCCCGGGTGACCCGGAACCTTGCGACTACGCCATTCAGGCGATCAAGGACGTGCTGGAAACCGAGATCCCGGTATTCGGTATCTGCCTCGGTCACCAACTGCTGGCCCTCGCTTCGGGCGCCAAGACCTTGAAAATGGGCCACGGCCACCACGGTGCCAACCACCCGGTGCAGGACCTGGATACCGGCGTGGTGATGATCACCAGCCAGAACCACGGTTTTGCGGTGGATGAAGCGACCCTGCCGGCCAACGTACGTGCGATTCACAAGTCGCTGTTCGACGGCACGCTGCAAGGTATCGAGCGTACCGACAAGAGCGCGTTCAGCTTCCAGGGCCACCCTGAAGCAAGCCCGGGCCCGAACGATGTGGCGCCGCTGTTCGATCGCTTCATCAACGAGATGGCCAAGCGACGCTGA
- the carB gene encoding carbamoyl-phosphate synthase large subunit: MPKRTDIKSILILGAGPIVIGQACEFDYSGAQACKALREEGYRVILVNSNPATIMTDPAMADATYIEPIKWQTVAKIIEKERPDALLPTMGGQTALNCALDLEREGVLEKFGVEMIGANADTIDKAEDRSRFDKAMKSIGLDCPRSGIAHSMEEANAVLERLGFPCIIRPSFTMGGTGGGIAYNREEFEEICARGLDLSPTKELLIDESLIGWKEYEMEVVRDKKDNCIIVCSIENFDPMGVHTGDSITVAPAQTLTDKEYQILRNASLAVLREIGVETGGSNVQFGICPNTGRMVVIEMNPRVSRSSALASKATGFPIAKVAAKLAVGYTLDELSNDITGGKTPASFEPSIDYVVTKLPRFAFEKFAKADARLTTQMKSVGEVMAIGRTFQESLQKALRGLEVGVCGLDPKLDLNDPESMSVLKRELTVPGAERIWYVADAFRAGMTVEQIFGMNMIDPWFLVQIEDLIKEEEKVKTLGMSSINRDTMFRLKRKGFSDMRLAKLLGVTEKSLRAHRHKLEVFPVYKRVDTCAAEFATDTAYLYSTYEEECEAAPSTRDKIMILGGGPNRIGQGIEFDYCCVHAALALRDDGYETIMVNCNPETVSTDYDTSDRLYFEPVTLEDVLEIVRVEKPKGVIVQYGGQTPLKLARALEAAGVPIIGTSPDAIDRAEDRERFQQMVERLNLRQPPNATVRSEDEAIRAAAKIGYPLVVRPSYVLGGRAMEIVYQEDELKRYLREAVQVSNDSPVLLDHFLNCAIEMDVDAVSDGKDVVIGAIMQHIEQAGVHSGDSACSLPPYSLPAHIQDEMREQVKKMALELGVVGLMNVQLALQGEDIYVIEVNPRASRTVPFVSKCIGVSLAMIAARVMAGKTLKELNFTKEIIPNFYSVKEAVFPFAKFPGVDPILGPEMKSTGEVMGVGDTFGEAFAKAQMGASEVLPTGGTAFISVRDDDKPLVAGVARDLINLGFEVVATAGTARLIEAAGLKVRRVNKVTEGRPHVVDMIKNDEVTLIINTTEGRQSIADSYSIRRNALQHKIYCTTTIAAGEAICEALKFGPEKTVRRLQDLHAGLKA; the protein is encoded by the coding sequence ATGCCAAAACGTACAGACATAAAAAGCATCCTGATTCTCGGCGCTGGCCCGATCGTGATCGGCCAGGCCTGCGAATTCGACTACTCCGGCGCCCAGGCCTGTAAAGCCCTGCGCGAAGAGGGTTACCGCGTCATCCTGGTGAACTCCAACCCGGCCACCATCATGACCGACCCGGCCATGGCCGACGCCACCTACATCGAGCCGATCAAGTGGCAGACCGTTGCCAAGATCATCGAGAAGGAGCGCCCGGACGCACTGCTGCCAACCATGGGTGGCCAGACCGCGCTGAACTGCGCCCTGGACCTGGAGCGCGAAGGCGTCCTGGAGAAGTTCGGTGTGGAAATGATCGGTGCCAACGCCGACACCATCGACAAGGCCGAAGACCGTTCGCGCTTCGACAAGGCGATGAAATCCATCGGCCTGGACTGCCCACGCTCGGGCATCGCCCACAGCATGGAAGAGGCCAACGCCGTCCTGGAACGCCTCGGCTTCCCATGCATCATCCGTCCGTCCTTCACCATGGGCGGCACCGGTGGCGGCATCGCCTACAACCGTGAAGAATTCGAAGAAATCTGCGCCCGTGGTCTCGACTTGTCGCCGACCAAGGAACTGCTGATCGATGAATCCCTGATCGGCTGGAAAGAATACGAGATGGAAGTTGTCCGTGACAAAAAGGACAACTGCATCATTGTCTGCTCCATCGAAAACTTCGACCCGATGGGCGTGCACACCGGCGACTCGATCACCGTCGCACCGGCCCAGACCCTGACCGACAAGGAATACCAGATCCTGCGTAACGCCTCCCTGGCGGTGCTGCGCGAGATCGGAGTGGAAACCGGCGGCTCCAACGTCCAGTTCGGCATCTGCCCGAACACCGGTCGCATGGTGGTCATCGAGATGAACCCGCGGGTATCCCGTTCGTCGGCCCTGGCGTCCAAGGCCACCGGTTTCCCGATTGCCAAGGTCGCCGCCAAGCTGGCCGTGGGCTACACCTTGGACGAGCTGTCGAACGACATCACCGGCGGCAAGACTCCGGCGTCCTTCGAACCGTCCATCGACTACGTCGTGACCAAGCTGCCACGTTTCGCCTTCGAAAAATTCGCCAAGGCCGACGCCCGCCTGACCACTCAGATGAAGTCGGTCGGTGAAGTCATGGCCATCGGCCGGACCTTCCAGGAATCCCTGCAGAAAGCCCTGCGCGGCCTGGAAGTGGGCGTCTGCGGCCTCGATCCGAAGCTGGACCTGAACGACCCGGAAAGCATGAGCGTGCTCAAGCGCGAGCTGACCGTGCCGGGTGCCGAGCGCATCTGGTACGTGGCCGATGCCTTCCGCGCCGGCATGACCGTCGAGCAGATTTTCGGCATGAACATGATTGACCCTTGGTTCCTGGTGCAGATCGAAGATCTGATCAAGGAAGAAGAGAAGGTCAAGACCCTGGGCATGTCCAGCATCAATCGCGACACAATGTTCCGCCTCAAGCGCAAGGGTTTCTCCGACATGCGCCTGGCCAAGCTGCTGGGTGTGACCGAGAAGAGCCTGCGCGCTCATCGTCACAAGCTGGAAGTGTTCCCGGTCTACAAGCGCGTCGACACCTGCGCGGCCGAGTTCGCCACCGACACCGCCTACCTGTATTCCACGTACGAAGAAGAGTGCGAAGCCGCGCCATCGACTCGCGACAAGATCATGATCCTGGGTGGCGGTCCTAACCGGATCGGCCAGGGCATCGAGTTCGACTACTGCTGCGTACACGCGGCACTGGCCCTGCGCGACGACGGTTACGAGACCATCATGGTCAACTGCAACCCGGAAACCGTGTCCACCGACTACGACACCTCCGATCGCCTGTACTTCGAGCCTGTGACCCTGGAAGACGTGCTGGAAATCGTCCGCGTCGAGAAGCCAAAAGGCGTGATCGTCCAGTACGGCGGCCAGACCCCGCTGAAATTGGCCCGTGCCCTTGAAGCCGCCGGCGTGCCGATCATTGGTACCAGCCCGGATGCGATCGACCGCGCCGAAGACCGTGAGCGCTTCCAGCAGATGGTCGAGCGCCTGAACCTGCGCCAGCCGCCAAACGCCACCGTGCGCAGTGAAGACGAAGCGATTCGTGCCGCCGCCAAGATCGGTTACCCGCTGGTGGTGCGTCCGTCCTATGTACTGGGCGGTCGTGCGATGGAAATCGTCTATCAGGAAGACGAACTCAAGCGCTACCTGCGCGAAGCGGTCCAGGTGTCCAACGACAGCCCGGTGCTGCTGGACCACTTCCTCAACTGCGCCATCGAAATGGACGTGGACGCAGTCAGCGACGGCAAGGACGTGGTGATCGGCGCGATAATGCAGCACATCGAGCAGGCCGGTGTTCACTCCGGTGACTCCGCCTGTTCGCTGCCGCCTTACTCGCTGCCGGCGCACATCCAGGACGAGATGCGCGAGCAGGTCAAGAAAATGGCCCTGGAACTGGGCGTCGTCGGCCTGATGAACGTGCAGCTGGCCCTGCAGGGCGAAGACATCTACGTCATCGAAGTCAACCCGCGCGCTTCCCGGACCGTGCCGTTCGTCTCCAAGTGCATCGGTGTTTCCCTGGCGATGATCGCGGCACGAGTCATGGCTGGTAAAACCCTGAAAGAGCTGAACTTCACCAAGGAAATCATTCCGAACTTCTACAGTGTGAAAGAGGCGGTGTTCCCGTTCGCCAAGTTCCCTGGCGTGGACCCGATCCTCGGCCCGGAAATGAAATCCACCGGTGAAGTGATGGGCGTGGGCGATACCTTCGGTGAGGCGTTCGCCAAGGCCCAGATGGGCGCCAGCGAAGTGTTGCCGACTGGTGGCACGGCGTTCATCAGCGTGCGTGATGACGACAAGCCACTGGTTGCAGGCGTAGCCCGTGATCTGATCAACTTGGGCTTCGAAGTGGTCGCCACTGCCGGTACTGCCAGGTTGATCGAAGCCGCAGGCCTGAAAGTGCGCCGCGTGAACAAGGTGACCGAGGGACGTCCGCACGTGGTCGATATGATCAAGAATGACGAAGTCACGCTGATCATCAACACCACCGAAGGTCGTCAATCGATCGCTGATTCCTACTCCATTCGTCGCAATGCGCTGCAGCACAAGATCTACTGCACCACGACCATTGCGGCAGGCGAAGCGATCTGCGAAGCGCTCAAGTTCGGTCCCGAGAAGACCGTACGTCGCTTGCAGGATCTACATGCAGGATTGAAGGCATGA
- the dapB gene encoding 4-hydroxy-tetrahydrodipicolinate reductase, with translation MRRIAVMGAAGRMGKALVEAVQQRSPLSGLTAAIVRPDSTLVGADAGELASLGRIGVPMSGGLEKVLDEFDVLIDFTLPEVMLKNLTICRKHGKAMVIGTTGLDAAQKQLLADAGKDIPIVFAANFSVGVNLSLKLLDMAARVLGDDADIEIIEAHHRHKIDAPSGTALRMGEVIADALGRDLQKVAVYGREGHTGARERDTIGFATVRGGDVVGDHTVLFATEGERLEITHKASSRMTFAKGAVRAALWLDGREPGLYDMQDVLDLR, from the coding sequence ATGCGACGTATAGCTGTGATGGGCGCTGCGGGGCGCATGGGCAAAGCGCTGGTCGAGGCGGTGCAGCAGCGCTCGCCGCTCTCCGGCCTGACGGCGGCCATCGTGCGGCCCGACAGTACGCTGGTGGGCGCCGATGCCGGCGAGCTGGCATCGCTGGGGCGTATCGGCGTGCCGATGTCCGGTGGCCTGGAGAAGGTGCTTGATGAGTTCGATGTACTGATCGATTTCACCCTGCCGGAAGTGATGCTGAAAAACCTCACGATCTGCCGCAAGCACGGCAAGGCCATGGTGATCGGTACGACGGGGCTGGACGCTGCGCAAAAGCAATTGCTGGCCGATGCAGGCAAAGACATTCCGATCGTGTTCGCGGCGAACTTCAGTGTGGGCGTGAACCTGTCGCTGAAGTTGCTGGACATGGCGGCCCGGGTCTTGGGTGACGATGCCGATATCGAAATCATCGAGGCTCATCACCGGCACAAGATCGACGCACCTTCGGGAACGGCCTTGCGCATGGGTGAAGTGATTGCCGATGCACTGGGGCGTGATCTGCAGAAAGTCGCCGTGTACGGGCGTGAAGGGCATACCGGTGCCCGTGAGCGCGATACCATCGGTTTCGCCACGGTGCGTGGCGGTGATGTGGTAGGTGATCACACCGTGTTGTTCGCCACTGAAGGCGAGCGCCTGGAGATCACCCACAAGGCATCCAGTCGGATGACCTTCGCCAAGGGCGCTGTACGTGCCGCGCTGTGGCTGGATGGCCGCGAGCCTGGTTTGTACGACATGCAGGACGTTCTCGACCTGCGTTGA
- the greA gene encoding transcription elongation factor GreA has translation MTKYPMTVQGAKALEEEHAFLTKVERPRLSQAIGEARELGDLKENAEYHAAREEQGMVEARVRDIEGRMQNAVIIDVTTIPHTGKVIFGTTVEIANVETDESVTYQIVGEDEADIKLGKISVGSPIARALIAKEEGDVVAVKTPGGVIEYEIVEVRHI, from the coding sequence ATAACCAAGTACCCGATGACAGTTCAGGGCGCGAAGGCCCTGGAAGAAGAACACGCTTTCCTGACCAAGGTCGAGCGCCCGCGCTTGAGCCAGGCGATCGGTGAAGCGCGTGAGCTGGGCGACCTGAAGGAAAACGCCGAATACCATGCTGCCCGAGAGGAGCAGGGGATGGTCGAGGCGCGTGTTCGTGACATCGAAGGCCGCATGCAGAATGCGGTGATCATCGATGTCACGACGATTCCGCACACCGGCAAGGTCATTTTTGGCACTACGGTGGAAATCGCCAACGTCGAGACCGATGAAAGCGTGACGTATCAGATCGTTGGCGAGGACGAGGCAGACATCAAGCTCGGCAAGATTTCCGTCGGTTCACCCATTGCTCGTGCCTTGATTGCCAAGGAAGAGGGCGATGTGGTGGCGGTGAAGACGCCGGGTGGTGTCATCGAGTATGAGATTGTCGAAGTCCGTCACATCTGA
- the dnaJ gene encoding molecular chaperone DnaJ produces MAKRDFYEVLGVERGASEAELKKAYRRLAMKHHPDRNPGDKASEEMFKEANEAYEVLSDSSKRAAYDQYGHAGVDPSMGGGGAGFGGQNFSDIFGDVFSDFFGGGRGGARGGAQRGSDLRYTLELNLEEAVRGTTVNIRVPTLVNCKPCDGSGAKKGSSPVTCPTCGGIGQVRMQQGFFSVQQTCPRCHGQGKIISDPCDSCHGEGRVEEYKTLSVKVPAGVDTGDRIRLSGEGEAGAQGGPTGDLYVVINVREHAIFQRDGKHLFCEVPISFVDAALGGELEIPTLDGRVKLKIPEGTQTGKQFRIRGKGVAPVRGGGAGDLMCRVAVETPVNLSRRQRELLEEFRSSLADDNSHSPKTTGWFEGVKRFFGDL; encoded by the coding sequence ATGGCGAAGCGTGATTTTTACGAAGTATTGGGTGTCGAGCGGGGGGCCAGCGAGGCAGAGCTGAAAAAGGCTTATCGTCGCCTGGCGATGAAGCACCACCCGGACCGTAATCCCGGCGATAAAGCGTCGGAAGAGATGTTCAAGGAAGCCAACGAGGCTTACGAAGTTCTGTCCGATTCCAGCAAGCGCGCGGCCTACGACCAGTACGGGCATGCCGGTGTCGACCCAAGCATGGGCGGCGGCGGTGCCGGTTTCGGCGGCCAGAACTTCTCCGATATTTTCGGTGATGTGTTCAGCGATTTCTTCGGCGGCGGTCGTGGCGGTGCCCGTGGTGGCGCTCAGCGTGGCAGTGACCTGCGCTATACGCTGGAGTTGAACCTGGAAGAGGCGGTGCGCGGTACCACCGTCAATATCCGTGTGCCGACACTGGTCAACTGCAAGCCGTGCGATGGCTCGGGTGCCAAGAAGGGCTCCTCGCCTGTGACCTGCCCGACTTGCGGCGGCATCGGCCAGGTTCGCATGCAGCAGGGCTTTTTCTCGGTCCAGCAGACCTGCCCGCGTTGCCATGGCCAAGGCAAGATCATTTCCGACCCGTGCGATTCCTGCCATGGCGAAGGACGTGTCGAAGAGTACAAGACGCTGTCGGTCAAAGTGCCGGCCGGTGTCGATACTGGCGACCGTATTCGCCTGTCCGGCGAAGGCGAGGCGGGTGCCCAGGGCGGCCCGACTGGCGACCTGTATGTGGTCATCAACGTGCGCGAGCATGCGATTTTCCAGCGCGACGGCAAGCACCTGTTCTGCGAAGTGCCGATCAGCTTCGTCGATGCAGCCTTGGGCGGCGAGCTTGAGATCCCGACCCTCGACGGTCGCGTCAAGCTGAAGATTCCCGAGGGCACGCAAACCGGCAAGCAGTTCCGGATCCGTGGCAAAGGCGTCGCGCCAGTGCGTGGCGGTGGTGCGGGTGACCTGATGTGCCGTGTGGCGGTGGAGACGCCGGTCAACCTGAGTCGGCGCCAGCGGGAGCTGTTGGAAGAGTTCCGCAGTTCGCTGGCGGATGACAACAGTCACTCCCCGAAAACCACCGGTTGGTTCGAAGGCGTGAAGCGCTTCTTCGGCGACCTGTAA
- the ftsH gene encoding ATP-dependent zinc metalloprotease FtsH, with the protein MAKNLILWLIIAAVLVTVMNNFSSPNEPQTLNYSDFIQQVKDGKVERVAVDGYVITGKRTDGDSFKTIRPAIQDNGLIGDLVDNHVVVEGKQPEQQSIWTQLLVASFPILVIIAVFMFFMRQMQGGGGGKGGPMSFGKSKARLLSEDQVKTTLADVAGCDEAKEEVGELVEFLRDPGKFQRLGGRIPRGVLMVGPPGTGKTLLAKAIAGEAKVPFFTISGSDFVEMFVGVGASRVRDMFEQAKKHAPCIIFIDEIDAVGRHRGAGMGGGHDEREQTLNQLLVEMDGFEMNDGIIVIAATNRPDVLDPALLRPGRFDRQVVVGLPDIRGREQILKVHMRKVPMGDDVAPAVIARGTPGFSGADLANLVNEASLFAARTGKRVVEMKEFELAKDKIMMGAERKSMVMSEKEKQNTAYHEAGHAIVGRVVPEHDPVYKVSIIPRGRALGVTMFLPEEDRYSLSKRALISQICSLYGGRIAEEMTLGFDGVTTGASNDIMRASQIARNMVTKWGLSEKLGPLMYAEEEGEVFLGRGGGGQHASFSGETAKLIDSEVRSIIDQCYGTARQILTDNRDKLDAMADALMKYETIDAEQIDDIMAGREPREPRDWSGGGTGTSGTPPAVQGERPETPIGGPAADV; encoded by the coding sequence ATGGCAAAGAATCTGATCCTGTGGTTGATCATCGCAGCTGTCCTGGTGACCGTGATGAACAACTTCTCCAGCCCTAACGAGCCGCAGACCCTCAACTATTCCGACTTCATCCAGCAGGTCAAGGATGGCAAGGTCGAGCGCGTAGCCGTTGATGGCTATGTGATTACCGGCAAGCGCACCGATGGTGACAGCTTCAAGACCATTCGTCCGGCAATCCAGGACAATGGCCTGATTGGCGACCTGGTGGATAACCATGTCGTGGTCGAAGGCAAGCAGCCTGAACAGCAAAGCATCTGGACCCAACTCCTGGTGGCCAGCTTCCCGATCCTGGTGATCATCGCGGTGTTCATGTTCTTCATGCGCCAGATGCAGGGCGGTGGGGGTGGCAAGGGCGGGCCGATGAGCTTTGGCAAGAGCAAGGCCCGACTGCTTTCCGAAGATCAGGTGAAAACCACCCTGGCCGACGTCGCAGGCTGCGACGAAGCCAAGGAAGAAGTGGGCGAGCTGGTCGAGTTCCTGCGCGATCCGGGCAAGTTCCAGCGCCTGGGCGGTCGTATTCCACGTGGCGTGTTGATGGTAGGCCCGCCAGGTACCGGTAAAACCTTGCTGGCCAAAGCGATTGCCGGTGAAGCCAAGGTGCCGTTCTTCACGATTTCCGGTTCCGACTTCGTCGAAATGTTCGTCGGCGTGGGTGCCAGTCGTGTCCGCGACATGTTCGAGCAGGCCAAGAAACACGCACCGTGCATCATCTTCATCGACGAAATCGACGCCGTTGGTCGCCATCGTGGTGCCGGCATGGGTGGCGGTCACGACGAGCGCGAACAGACTCTCAACCAGTTGCTGGTCGAGATGGACGGTTTCGAAATGAACGACGGCATCATCGTGATTGCCGCCACCAACCGTCCTGACGTGCTCGACCCTGCGCTGTTGCGTCCAGGTCGTTTCGACCGTCAGGTCGTGGTGGGGCTGCCGGACATTCGTGGTCGCGAGCAGATCCTCAAGGTCCATATGCGCAAGGTGCCAATGGGCGACGACGTCGCTCCGGCCGTCATCGCGCGTGGTACGCCGGGCTTTTCCGGTGCCGACCTGGCGAACCTGGTCAACGAAGCGTCGCTGTTCGCCGCTCGCACCGGCAAGCGTGTTGTGGAAATGAAGGAATTCGAGCTGGCCAAGGACAAGATCATGATGGGCGCAGAGCGCAAATCCATGGTCATGTCGGAGAAGGAAAAGCAGAACACTGCGTATCACGAGGCCGGGCACGCGATCGTCGGTCGTGTCGTGCCCGAGCATGATCCGGTCTACAAGGTTTCGATCATCCCCCGCGGTCGTGCCCTGGGCGTGACCATGTTCCTGCCGGAAGAAGATCGCTACAGCCTGTCCAAGCGTGCATTGATCAGCCAGATCTGTTCGTTGTACGGCGGCCGTATCGCTGAAGAGATGACATTAGGCTTCGACGGTGTGACCACTGGGGCGTCCAACGACATCATGCGCGCCAGTCAGATCGCCCGGAACATGGTCACCAAGTGGGGCCTGTCCGAGAAGTTGGGGCCGCTGATGTATGCCGAAGAAGAAGGGGAAGTGTTCCTCGGTCGTGGTGGCGGTGGCCAGCATGCAAGCTTCTCCGGCGAGACGGCCAAGCTGATCGATTCCGAAGTGCGCAGCATCATCGACCAGTGCTATGGCACTGCCCGGCAGATCCTCACGGACAACCGTGACAAGCTCGATGCCATGGCTGATGCCTTGATGAAGTACGAAACCATCGATGCCGAGCAGATCGACGACATCATGGCGGGTCGTGAGCCTCGCGAGCCTCGCGACTGGTCGGGTGGCGGTACCGGTACTTCCGGTACACCTCCGGCGGTACAGGGTGAGCGTCCGGAAACACCGATTGGCGGCCCGGCCGCTGATGTCTAA
- a CDS encoding MFS transporter, which yields MIWQLTQMLWVGGVWLLHIGLLPVLGRVGLAPLLIDEIAGMLTALLVGFSAACVMFQALVLVQAEGLASLWRDIRGQLLLMSLYACGMFFAVHLGWPDASQWQVFSYLVLGFSGLVLVLQPVPGWSGRVCEAHP from the coding sequence ATGATCTGGCAACTCACCCAGATGTTGTGGGTGGGTGGCGTCTGGTTGCTGCATATCGGTTTGCTGCCGGTGCTGGGTCGAGTCGGCCTGGCACCGCTGCTGATCGATGAAATCGCGGGCATGTTGACGGCGCTGCTGGTGGGTTTTTCCGCGGCGTGCGTAATGTTTCAGGCTTTGGTGCTGGTTCAGGCCGAGGGCCTTGCCAGTCTATGGCGCGACATTCGTGGGCAATTGTTGCTCATGTCGTTGTACGCGTGTGGGATGTTCTTTGCGGTGCATCTCGGCTGGCCGGATGCGAGCCAGTGGCAGGTATTCAGTTACTTGGTGCTGGGTTTTTCCGGATTGGTGCTGGTGTTGCAGCCGGTTCCCGGCTGGAGCGGCAGGGTGTGCGAAGCACACCCTTGA
- the rlmE gene encoding 23S rRNA (uridine(2552)-2'-O)-methyltransferase RlmE: MARSKTSLKWLQEHFNDPFVKMAQKDGYRSRASYKLLEIQERDRLIRPGMSVIDLGAAPGGWSQVTSRLIGGQGTLIASDILEMDSIPDVTFIQGDFTEDAVLAQILEAVGKNEVDLVISDMAPNMSGLASVDMPRSMFLCELALDLATRVLKPGGDFLIKVFQGEGFDEYHKSVRKQFEKVTTRKPKSSRDRSREQYLLGRGFRGRSEE; this comes from the coding sequence GTGGCCCGTTCCAAGACAAGTCTTAAATGGCTGCAAGAGCATTTCAACGACCCATTCGTGAAAATGGCGCAAAAAGACGGGTATCGTTCCCGTGCCAGCTACAAGCTGCTGGAGATTCAGGAAAGAGACCGTTTGATCCGTCCGGGCATGAGCGTGATCGACTTGGGCGCTGCCCCGGGTGGCTGGTCCCAGGTGACCAGTCGTCTGATTGGTGGGCAAGGTACACTGATCGCTTCCGATATCCTGGAAATGGACAGCATCCCGGATGTGACCTTCATTCAGGGCGACTTTACCGAGGACGCCGTGCTGGCGCAGATCCTTGAAGCGGTTGGAAAAAACGAGGTGGACCTTGTGATTTCCGATATGGCCCCCAATATGAGTGGATTGGCATCTGTTGATATGCCGCGATCGATGTTCCTGTGCGAGTTGGCACTGGATCTTGCGACTCGGGTGTTGAAGCCAGGTGGTGATTTTTTGATCAAGGTCTTCCAGGGTGAAGGCTTTGACGAATACCACAAGAGCGTGCGCAAGCAGTTCGAGAAGGTCACGACGCGCAAGCCGAAATCATCACGTGATCGCTCCCGTGAGCAGTACCTGCTGGGCCGTGGTTTCCGTGGTCGCAGTGAGGAGTAA